The proteins below come from a single Hemibagrus wyckioides isolate EC202008001 linkage group LG22, SWU_Hwy_1.0, whole genome shotgun sequence genomic window:
- the lnpep gene encoding leucyl-cystinyl aminopeptidase has product MDPFENDRSPLPRNMIENSMFEEEPDVVDLAKDSPSYPIDSDDVVYEPRSSRLLVRGLGENELEEDEEDYESSARLLGMSFMNRSSSQRSAAASYSRQHTSGSCSMPSVKTMVVGVLLLVLIASFVMVIYFLPRCTFSKEGCHKHNSSMEVIYPPSKNGELFPWTSLRLPTSVRPVDYEISLHPNLSTMTFTGSVAITVVVLQETKKVVLHSSGLKIQNVTFQGKKVEILEYEPWQQIAVKFSEELKKGQKYVLKMDYLANLSSSYDGFYNSSYTDAGGNRRVLAATQFEPLAARKAFPCFDEPAFKATFLIKIKREAEYISLSNMPLAKTNKLSGELFEDVFEKSVTMSTYLVAFIVANFTSVSTNVSNTLVSVYAVPDKKDQASYALETATKLLKFYNSFFEIDYPLQKLDLVGIPDFLAGAMENWGLITFRETTLLVSHRSSPMDKQLVSSVIAHELAHQWFGNLVTMRWWNDLWLNEGFATYMQFLSIEKVFPNLDIDNEFLNVRFRALAKDAMNSSHPVSAKVAAPEEVEEMFDSVSYEKGASLLHMLNATLGEGAFKKGVIEYLKKYNFSNTEKEDLWDSLSQFTNPRMNVAEIMNTWTVQKGFPLITVNQTGNQVKVTQEHFLLNAGNITDHSDLWYIPLTYVNNTCTSSISCKQMFYFKNKMATFNISGSVKWLKFNYRSEGFYIVDYGDEGWSALITALKENVDVLPPEDRASLINNIFALSRLGRVPFRQVLNLLEYLKNETKTAPLTEALMQLGSIYRLLEKRSDLNLVAKLKDYIFDNFGNLMDSQSWGEETSVSKVSLRSVLLETACTLKRPNCTKKAKELFDQWKSSNKTIPGDLLRAVLSVAAQTDEDWTTLYNSYVRSLYDSEKRKTLEALASTQDMQKIAWILKAGLDGSLIQTPELPLVINRVSRHFTGYLYAWDFVKENWDKLTQKFPIGSFSLQSIIMSTTSHFSTKMHLEEVQRFFSSLKERGSQMRSVQEVIENIQLNIIWMKNNLDTLRKWL; this is encoded by the exons ATGGATCCGTTTGAAAATG ACCGATCTCCACTTCCCCGGAATATGATCGAAAACAGCATGTTTGAGGAGGAACCTGACGTTGTGGATCTAGCGAAGGACTCGCCGTCCTACCCCATCGATTCGGATGACGTCGTTTATGAGCCACGCAGCTCCAGGCTGCTGGTACGCGGCCTTGGCGAGAATGAGCTggaagaagatgaggaggaCTACGAGTCTTCAGCTAGACTCCTGGGCATGTCCTTCATGAACCGCAGTTCCAGCCAGCGCAGCGCCGCAGCCTCCTACAGCCGTCAGCATACGTCCGGGTCATGCTCGATGCCTTCTGTGAAGACCATGGTGGTGGGAGTCTTACTCCTGGTCCTCATTGCTTCATTTGTCATGGTCATCTACTTCCTGCCCAGGTGCACCTTTTCCAAAGAAGGCTGCCACAAGCACAACTCCTCCATGGAAGTCATCTATCCACCGTCCAAAAATGGTGAACTCTTCCCCTGGACATCCCTGAGGCTCCCAACCAGCGTGCGTCCTGTGGACTACGAGATCTCGCTCCATCCCAACCTGAGCACCATGACTTTCACTGGGAGTGTAGCCATCACTGTGGTGGTCCTGCAAGAGACCAAGAAGGTGGTTTTGCACAGCTCCGGCCTAAAAATACAGAATGTCACTTTCCAAGGCAAAAAGGTGGAGATCTTGGAGTACGAGCCTTGGCAGCAGATTGCTGTCAAGTTCTCAGAGGAACTTAAAAAGGGACAGAAGTATGTGCTGAAGATGGACTATTTAGCAAACCTCTCCAGCAGCTATGATGGTTTTTATAACAGCTCTTACACTGACGCGGGTGGAAATAGAAG AGTTTTGGCTGCTACTCAGTTTGAACCCCTGGCTGCCCGCAAGGCTTTTCCTTGTTTTGATGAACCTGCTTTTAAGGCTACATTTCTAATTAAGATAAAGAGAGAAGCAGAGTACATCAGCCTTTCTAACATGCCTTTG GCCAAAACTAATAAGCTGTCAGGTGAACTTTTTGAGGATGTGTTTGAGAAGAGTGTCACTATGAGCACCTACCTGGTTGCATTTATTGTGGCCAACTTCACCAGTGTCAGTACAAATGTCTCGAACACTCTG GTCTCTGTATATGCAGTTCCAGATAAAAAAGATCAAGCCAGTTATGCGCTGGAAACAGCCACCAAACTGCTGAAGTTCTACAATAGTTTCTTTGAAATTGATTATCCATTGCAAAAATTAG ACTTGGTGGGCATTCCAGACTTCCTCGCTGGAGCAATGGAGAACTGGGGTCTCATCACATTCCGGGAGACAACACTGCTCGTGTCTCATCGTTCCTCACCCATGGATAAACAACTAGTGTCCTCCGTCATTGCTCATGAGCTTGCACATCAG TGGTTCGGGAACCTGGTCACTATGCGCTGGTGGAATGACCTCTGGCTGAATGAAGGATTTGCGACATACATGCAGTTTTTGTCTATTGAGAAAGTCTTCCCCAATCTTGACATT GACAACGAGTTCCTGAATGTACGCTTCAGAGCCCTGGCCAAAGACGCGATGAATTCATCACATCCTGTGTCTGCTAAAGTAGCTGCTCCAGAGGAAGTGGAAGAGATGTTTGACTCTGTGTCCTACGAGAAG GGTGCCTCTCTTTTACACATGCTCAATGCGACACTTGGCGAAGGAGCGTTCAAGAAAGGAGTGATAGAGTATCTGAAAAAGTACAATTTCAGTAACACGGAGAAGGAAGATCTGTGGGACAGCCTTTCACAG TTCACAAACCCCCGCATGAATGTGGCAGAGATTATGAACACCTGGACTGTACAGAAAGGTTTTCCTCTGATCACCGTGAACCAAACAGGAAACCAAGTGAAAGTAACACAAGAGCATTTCCTCCTAAATGCTGGCAATATCACAGATCACAG TGACTTGTGGTACATCCCCCTGACGTACGTCAATAACACTTGTACCAGCTCCATCTCCTGCaagcaaatgttttattttaagaacaaaatgg CCACCTTTAACATTTCAGGCAGTGTGAAGTGGCTGAAGTTTAACTACCGGAGTGAGGGATTCTACATAGTGGACTACGGAGATGAAGGCTGGAGCGCATTGATCACAGCCTTGAAGGAAAACGTCGACGTTCTTCCACCGGAGGACCGAGCATCTCTCATTAATAACATCTTTGCTCTGTCAAG GCTAGGTAGGGTGCCCTTCAGACAAGTGCTAAATCTCTTGGAGTATTTGAAGAACGAAACCAAAACGGCGCCGCTGACTGAAGCCCTGATGCAGCTTGGCTCCATCTACAGGCTGCTGGAGAAAAGATCAGATTTAAATCTAGTGGCCAAGCTAAAG GACTACATTTTTGATAATTtcggcaatctgatggacagcCAGTCATGGGGAGAGGAGACCTCTGTGTCTAAAGTGAGTCTGAGGTCAGTCCTGCTGGAGACAGCCTGCACCCTCAAAAGACCAAACTGCACCAAGAAGGCCAAAGAGCTCTTTGATCAGTGGAAATCCTCGAATAAGAC GATTCCTGGAGACCTCCTGAGAGCAGTTCTGTCTGTAGCAGCCCAAACTGACGAAGATTGGACCACGTTGTACAACTCTTATGTGCGCTCCCTATACGACTCGGAGAAACGCAAAACACTGGAGGCTTTAGCCAGCACTCAGGACATGCAGAAAATCGCATG GATCTTAAAAGCAGGTCTTGATGGAAGTCTGATTCAGACCCCTGAACTTCCTCTGGTGATTAACAGAGTAAGCAGACATTTCACAGGTTACCTGTACGCTTGGGATTTTGTGAAGGAAAACTGGGATAAACTCACACAAAA ATTTCCTATTGGCAGTTTCTCTTTGCAAAGCATAATCATGTCTACAACCAGCCATTTCTCTACAAAGATGCACCTTGAGGAG GTTCAGAGGTTTTTCAGCTCTTTGAAGGAGAGAGGATCTCAGATGAGGAGTGTTCAGGAGGTCATCGAGAACATTCAGCTGAACATCATCTGGATGAAGAACAACCTGGACACACTCAGGAAGTGGCTGTAG
- the slc14a2 gene encoding urea transporter 2 produces the protein MAPFGKWMKGQFILLQILDWVLRGAAQVMFVNNPLSGLIIFAGLILQNRWWALNGFVGTLFATISALILRQNRGAIAAGLYGYNGILVGLLMAVFSNAGDWYWWLLLPNIFMSMACPIVSSALASINSRWDLPVFTLPFNILVCLHMVATGHYNLHFPQVLIQPRTSFPNITWTELDYALLFRSIPVGIGQVYGCDNPWTGGIFIVALFISSPITCAHAVIGSAVGMVSGLALAAPFQNIYLGLWGYNCVLACIAIGGMFYALTWEVYLLSIVCAFFCAYLHSAITNVMATFGLPSCTWPFCLSALTCLLITTETKTIYKLPLAQVTYPEKNLMFYWKMKKKEKAKKEQEAQEKMMLQEKEKEAQREKDTEISRGQHSENLPITGLTEIYTTLQQEKKLALFMPGISRSDGISENITSFCRTSITEQFKELQPLMAETVQQTAAQSKSQLQQNEQQHSSKAQIKAKLTRFVSYFSGDMAPFGKWMKGQFILLQILDWVLRGAAQVMFVNNPLSGLIIFAGLILQNRWWALNGFVGTLFATISALILRQNRGAIAAGLYGYNGILVGLLMAVFSNAGDWYWWLLLPNIFMSMACPIVSSALASINSRWDLPVFTLPFNILVCLHMVATGHYNLHFPQVLIQPRTSFPNITWSELDYALLFRSIPVGIGQVYGCDNPWTGGIFIVALFISSPITCAHAVIGSAVGMVSGLALAAPFQSIYFGLWGYNCVLACIAIGGMFYALTWQVHLLSIVCAFFCAYLGSAIANIMATFGLPACTWPFCLSALTFLLITTETKTIYKLPLAKVNYPEKNLMFYWKMKKKEKAETVKKETELIKDSEISKDGETTVVVESED, from the exons ATGGCTCCTTTTGGCAAGTGGATGAAAG GACAGTTCATTTTGCTTCAGATATTAGATTGGGTTTTGAGAGGCGCAGCTCAGGTCATGTTTGTAAACAACCCCCTGAGTGGACTGATCATCTTTGCTGGACTGATCCTCCAGAACAGGTGGTGGGCTCTCAATGGTTTTGTGGGCACCCTGTTTGCCACAATCTCAGCCCTCATTCTCAGACAAAATAG AGGGGCAATTGCAGCAGGCCTGTATGGATACAATGGAATCCTGGTTGGTCTTTTAATGGCAGTCTTCTCTAATGCAGGTGACTGGTACTGGTGGCTTCTGCTGCCCAACATCTTCATGTCAATGGCATG CCCGATCGTGTCCAGTGCCCTGGCCTCCATCAACAGTCGGTGGGATCTGCCAGTCTTTACCCTGCCTTTTAACATTCTGGTGTGTCTTCATATGGTAGCCACAGGCCACTACAACCTCCACTTCCCCCAAGTCCTCATCCAACCAAGAACCTCCTTCCCCAACATCACCTGGACTGAGCTGGATTATGCTTTG CTCTTCCGCTCCATTCCTGTGGGCATTGGGCAGGTTTATGGTTGTGACAATCCTTGGACAGGAGGCATATTCATTGTGGCCCTGTTTATTTCTTCACCAATAACTTGtgcacatgctgttattggttCGGCTGTTGGGATGGTGTCAG GTCTTGCTCTGGCGGCACCATTCCAGAACATTTACCTTGGACTCTGGGGATACAACTGTGTCTTGGCTTGCATTGCGATTGGTGGAATGTTCTATGCCCTCACCTGGGAGGTCTATCTACTGTCTATAGTCTGTG CATTTTTCTGTGCATATCTTCACTCTGCAATTACTAATGTGATGGCTACC TTCGGACTTCCATCATGCACATGGCCCTTCTGCCTGTCGGCCCTCACATGCCTCTTGATCACTACAGAGACAAAGACAATCTACAAGCTGCCTCTTGCCCAAGTTACCTACCCAGAGAAAAACCTCATGTTCTActggaagatgaagaagaaagagaaggctAAAAAAGAGCAGGAGGCCCAAGAGAAGATGATGCtgcaggagaaagagaaagaggcacAAAGGGAGAAAGACACTGAGATAAGTAGAGGGCAACATTCAGAAAACCTGCCCATTACTGGACTTACAGAGatctacactact TtgcagcaggaaaaaaaactggCCTTATTTATGCCTGGAATATCACGTTCAGAC GGTATTTCAGAGAATATCACAAGTTTCTGTAGAACATCCATTACAGAACAGTTCAAG GAGCTGCAGCCCCTCATGGCTGAAACAGTTCAACAGACAGCTGCACAAAGCAAGTCACAGCTGCAGCAGAATGAGCAGCAACACTCATCTAAAGCTCAGATAAAAGCCAAACTCACACGCTTCGTCTCATACTTCTCTGGAGATATGGCTCCTTTTGGCAAGTGGATGAAAG GACAGTTCATTTTGCTTCAGATATTAGATTGGGTTTTGAGAGGCGCAGCTCAGGTCATGTTTGTAAACAACCCCCTGAGTGGACTGATCATCTTTGCTGGACTGATCCTCCAGAACAGGTGGTGGGCTCTCAATGGTTTTGTGGGCACCCTGTTTGCCACAATCTCAGCCCTCATTCTCAGACAAAATAG AGGGGCAATTGCAGCAGGCCTGTATGGATACAATGGAATCCTGGTTGGTCTTTTAATGGCAGTCTTCTCTAATGCAGGTGACTGGTACTGGTGGCTTCTGCTGCCCAACATCTTCATGTCAATGGCATG CCCGATCGTGTCCAGTGCCCTGGCCTCCATCAACAGTCGGTGGGATCTGCCAGTCTTTACCCTGCCTTTTAACATTCTGGTGTGTCTTCATATGGTAGCCACAGGCCACTACAACCTCCACTTCCCCCAAGTCCTCATCCAGCCAAGAACCTCCTTCCCCAACATCACCTGGTCTGAGCTGGATTATGCTTTG CTCTTCCGCTCCATTCCTGTGGGCATTGGGCAGGTTTATGGTTGTGACAATCCTTGGACAGGAGGCATATTCATTGTGGCCCTGTTTATTTCTTCACCAATAACTTGtgcacatgctgttattggttCGGCTGTTGGGATGGTGTCAG GTCTCGCTCTTGCGGCACCATTCCAGAGCATTTACTTTGGACTGTGGGGATACAACTGTGTCTTGGCATGCATTGCGATTGGTGGAATGTTCTATGCGCTCACATGGCAGGTCCATCTCCTGTCTATAGTCTGTG CATTTTTCTGTGCATATCTTGGCTCCGCAATCGCCAATATTATGGCTACT TTCGGACTTCCAGCATGCACTTGGCCCTTCTGCTTGTCGGCCCTCACTTTCCTCTTGATAACTACAGAGACAAAGACAATCTACAAGCTGCCTCTTGCCAAAGTAAACTACCCAGAGAAAAACCTCATGTTCTActggaagatgaagaagaaagagaaggctGAAACGGTCAAAAAAGAGACAGAGCTGATAAAAGACTCGGAAATTTCAAAAGATGGGGAAACCACAGTTGTGGTGGAGAGTGAAGATTAG
- the erap2 gene encoding endoplasmic reticulum aminopeptidase 2, whose product MDLFIFALTLLPFLGTCQSSESINTSAENVHVATNGLPFPWSKLRLPNYINPIHYHLLIHPNLTTLRFNGSVKIEIDVKNNTNWVVLHSKNLDIITATVLDESEAHLSDKVLPVLEYPSHEQIAIFSPKILSSGEKYFLYLEFGAALVDGFYGFYRSSYKTEEGETRVLASTHFEPTSARLAFPCFDEPIFKANYSVRIRRGASHIALSNMPVEQTVKLDGDLFEDRFETSVRMSTYLVAFIICDFKSVRGRTATGIDVSVYAAPHKWHQTHYALEAAIKILEFYETYFNIYYPLPKLDLIAIPDFQSGAMENWGLTTYRETSLLYDPELSSTSDKLWVTLVIGHELAHQWFGNLVTMEWWNDIWLNEGFAQYMEFVSVEATYPQLKAEDYLLDICFLATGRDSLNSSRAISSSAENPTQIKEMFDTVSYDKGACILHMLRNFLTDDVFQSGIVRYLRKFQYKNAKNEDLWDSLINTCSEEDFTLGEYCYSDRQATKNAYLFAGEHIDLKKMMYTWTLQKGMPLVTVKRQGTKLYIEQERFIKTVQPSDPQWPSMQAGYLWHIPLTYKTSHSSEEMRHILETKSDMLTLDQEVDWVKFNTDMNGYYIIHYDAEGWSALINLLQVNHSAVSFKDRANLIHNAFQLVTAGRLPLNQALDLITYLKSETHNVPLLQGIGYLESFYKMVEKRNIADVTQNLKTYILQYFRNVIDKQTWSDEGTVSDRRLRSELLSLACDLGYSPCIEKAKHFFQSWMNSNGTISLPTDVAETIYTVGAQDNHGWHYLLEKYVLSISAAEKSKILSALTSYKDPKKLQRLLELGMEGSVIRAQDLSTVIYTVARNPEGHFLAWDFVKSNWNKLVEKFQLGSFCIRNIIIGTTGQFSSKEELADIKDFFASIREQSSQLRVTQVAVENVEKNILWLERNLETLRTWLQKRLN is encoded by the exons atggatttgttcatttttgccTTGACCTTATTGCCATTCCTCGGTACATGTCAGTCCTCTGAAAGCATCAACACTTCAGCCGAAAATGTCCACGTAGCGACCAATGGCCTCCCTTTCCCCTGGAGCAAGCTGCGCCTTCCGAATTACATTAATCCCATTCATTACCATCTGCTTATCCATCCCAATCTCACCACTCTGAGGTTCAACGGTTCAGTCAAGATCGAAATTGACGTGAAGAACAATACAAACTGGGTGGTACTGCACAGCAAGAACCTTGATATCATTACAGCTACTGTACTGGATGAGAGTGAAGCTCACTTGTCTGATAAAGTGCTTCCTGTTCTGGAGTATCCCTCCCATGAGCAGATCGCCATCTTCTCTCCTAAGATTCTGTCTTCAGGAGAAAAGTACTTTCTTTATTTGGAATTTGGTGCAGCATTGGTTGATGGTTTCTATGGCTTTTACAGGAGTAGCTACAAAACCGAAGAAGGAGAAACAAG GGTATTGGCATCTACTCACTTTGAGCCAACCTCTGCACGGCTGGCTTTTCCATGTTTTGATGAGCCCATATTCAAAGCCAACTACTCTGTCCGGATCAGAAGGGGAGCCTCACACATTGCCCTATCCAACATGCCCGTA GAGCAGACAGTGAAATTAGATGGTGATCTGTTTGAGGATCGGTTTGAAACAAGCGTACGGATGAGCACTTACCTCGTGGCCTTCATCATCTGTGACTTCAAGTCTGTCAGGGGACGAACTGCAACGGGGATTGAT GTTTCAGTTTACGCTGCACCACACAAGTGGCACCAAACCCACTATGCTCTTGAAGCTGCTATAAAAATTTTGGAATTTTATGAGACGTACTTCAATATCTACTATCCACTCCCTAAGCTAG ATTTGATAGCAATTCCAGATTTCCAGTCTGGAGCGATGGAAAACTGGGGTCTGAccacatacagagagacatcTCTCCTCTATGATCCAGAGCTTTCCTCTACCTCAGACAAGCTCTGGGTTACTTTGGTGATAGGACATGAGTTGGCCCATCAG TGGTTCGGAAACCTGGTAACTATGGAGTGGTGGAATGATATATGGCTTAACGAGGGCTTTGCACAATATATGGAGTTTGTTTCCGTCGAGGCTACATACCCGCAACTGAAAGCA GAGGATTATTTGTTGGACATCTGCTTCTTAGCAACTGGTCGAGATTCACTCAACTCATCCAGAGCGATCTCTTCTTCTGCAGAGAACCCCACTCAAATAAAGGAGATGTTTGATACAGTGTCTTATGACAAG GGAGCAtgcattctacacatgctgcgGAATTTCCTGACAGATGATGTCTTCCAGAGTGGCATAGTCAGGTACCTGAGGAAATTTCAATACAAGAACGCCAAGAATGAGGATCTGTGGGACAGCCTGATCAAT ACCTGCTCTGAAGAGGATTTTACATTGGGAGAATACTGCTATAGTGACAGGCAGGCTACCAAAAATGCT TATCTGTTTGCCGGTGAGCATATAGACCTGaaaaagatgatgtacacaTGGACTCTACAGAAGGGCATGCCTTTGGTGACGGTTAAGAGGCAGGGAACCAAGCTGTACATTGAGCAGGAGAGATTCATAAAGACAGTCCAGCCCAGTGACCCACAGTGGCCCTCAATGCAAGCTGG CTATCTATGGCACATTCCTTTGACCTACAAAACCAGCCACTCCAGTGAAGAAATGAGGCATATATTAGAGACCAAATCAG ATATGCTGACCCTCGATCAGGAAGTGGACTGGGTGAAGTTTAACACAGACATGAACGGCTACTACATTATCCACTATGATGCTGAGGGCTGGAGTGCACTAATCAACCTTCTGCAAGTAAACCACAGTGCTGTGAGCTTTAAGGACAGAGCCAACCTCATTCACAATGCCTTTCAGCTGGTCAC GGCAGGGCGCTTGCCACTGAACCAAGCTTTGGATCTGATCACCTACTTAAAGTCTGAGACGCACAACGTTCCCCTCCTTCAAGGCATCGGATATTTAGAATCATTTTACAAGATGGTAGAGAAGAGAAATATAGCTGATGTCACTCAAAATCTCAAG ACCTACATCCTGCAGTATTTTAGAAACGTGATAGACAAGCAGACCTGGAGTGACGAGGGCACAGTCTCAGATAGGAGGCTGCGCTCAGAGCTCCTGTCCCTAGCATGTGATCTTGGTTATTCTCCCTGTATCGAAAAGGCCAAACATTTCTTCCAAAGTTGGATGAACTCTAATGGAACAATCAG CTTACCCACTGATGTGGCTGAGACCATCTACACAGTTGGAGCCCAGGATAATCACGGATGGCACTACCTACTGGAAAAGTATGTGCTTTCCATAAGTGCAGCAGAGAAAAGCAAAATCCTCTCAGCACTGACAAGCTACAAGGATCCCAAAAAGCTGCAGCG GCTGCTGGAGCTTGGAATGGAAGGATCGGTGATAAGAGCCCAGGATTTATCTACAGTAATATACACTGTGGCCAGAAATCCAGAGGGTCATTTTCTAGCTTGGGATTTCGTGAAGAGCAACTGGAATAAACTGGTAGAAAA ATTTCAACTTGGATCATTCTGTATCAGAAATATAATCATAGGTACAACCGGGCAGTTTTCATCTAAAGAAGAGCTCGCTGAT ATCAAGGATTTCTTCGCTTCCATTCGCGAACAGTCGTCTCAGCTCCGTGTCACTCAGGTGGCTGTGGAGAACGTGGAGAAAAACATTCTGTGGCTGGAGAGGAATTTGGAAACTCTGAGGACGTGGCTTCAGAAGAGACTGAATTAG